Proteins from one Mycteria americana isolate JAX WOST 10 ecotype Jacksonville Zoo and Gardens chromosome 1, USCA_MyAme_1.0, whole genome shotgun sequence genomic window:
- the EIF3D gene encoding eukaryotic translation initiation factor 3 subunit D isoform X1: MAKFVTPVIQDNPSGWGPCAVPEQFRDMPYQPFSKGDRLGKVADWTGATYQDKRYTNKYSSQFGGGSQYAYFHEEDETSFQLVDTARTQKTAYQRNRMRFAQRNLRRDKDRRNMLQFSMQTLPKSAKQKERDRLRLQKKFQKQFGVRQKWDQKSQQKPRDSSVEVRSDWEVKEEMDFPRLMKMRYLEVSEPQDIECCGALEYYDKAFDRITTRNEKLLRSIKRIFHTVTTTDDPVIRKLAKTQGNVFATDAILATLMSCTRSVYSWDIIVQRVGSKLFFDKRDNSDFDLLTVSETANEPPQEEGNSFNSPRNLAMEATYINHNFSQQCLRMGKEKYKFPNPNPFVEDDMDKNEVASVAYRYRRWKLGDDIDLIVRCEHDGVMTGANGEVSFINIKTLNEWDSRYCNGVDWRQKLDSQRGAVIATELKNNSYKLARWTCCALLAGSEYLKLGYVSRYHVKDSARHVILGTQQFKPNEFASQINLSIENAWGILRCVIDICMKLDEGKYLILKDPNKQVIRIYSLPDGTFSSDEDEEDEEEEEEEEEEES; this comes from the exons ATGGCGAAGTTTGTGACGCCCGTGATCCAGGACAACCCCTCCGGCTGGGGCCCGTGCGCCGTGCCCGAGCAGTTCAGGGACATGCCCTACCAGCCCTTCAGCAAAGGAGACCGCCTGGGAAAG GTGGCCGATTGGACAGGAGCCACGTATCAGGATAAAAGATACACAA aCAAGTACTCATCGCAGTTTGGTGGTGGAAGTCAATATGCGTATTTCCATGAGGAGGATGAGACTAGCTTCCAGCTGGTGGATACAGCACGAACACAGAAAACGGCATACCAGAGGAATCGTATGCGATTTGCACAG AGGAACCTTCGGAGAGACAAGGACCGTCGGAACATGCTGCAGTTCAGCATGCAGACGCTGCCAAAGAGTGCCAAGCAGAAGGAGAG AGATCGTTTGCGCCTacaaaagaaatttcagaaacagtTTGGAGTGAGGCAGAAATGGGACCAAAAATCACAG CAGAAGCCTCGTGACTCCTCTGTTGAAGTTCGCAGTGATTGGGAGGTGAAAGAAGAGATGGATTTCCCTCGGCTGATGAAGATGCGCTACCTAGAGGTGTCGGAGCCACAGGACAT AGAGTGCTGTGGAGCCCTAGAATACTATGACAAAGCCTTTGACCGCATTACAACGAGGAATGAGAAGCTACTGAGGAGCATTAAGCGCATCTTCCATACCGTCACTACTACTGATGATCCAGTTATCCGAAAG CTGGCAAAGACCCAAGGGAATGTATTTGCCACAGATGCCATCCTGGCCACGCTGATGAGCTGCACTCGCTCTGTCTATTCCTGGGACATCATTGTCCAGAGAGTTGGATCCAAGCTTTTCTTTGACAAGAGGGACAACTCCGATTTTG acCTCCTGACAGTGAGTGAAACAGCCAATGAACCACCACAGGAGGAGGGCAACTCCTTTAATTCTCCACGCAACCTTGCCATGGAAGCAACCTACATCAATCATAACTTCTCCCAGCAGTGTCTGAGGATG ggaaaggaaaaatacaagtttCCCAACCCAAATCCCTTTGTGGAGGATGACATGGATAAAAACGAAGTAGCCTCTGTTGCATACAG ATACCGAAGGTGGAAGCTGGGAGATGATATAGATCTCATTGTCCGCTGTGAACATGATGGCGTGATGACAGGAGCAAATGGAGAAGTGTCTTTCATCAACATCAAAACACTGAACGAGTGGGATTCCAGG TATTGCAATGGAGTAGACTGGCGCCAGAAGCTCGACTCTCAGAGAGGAGCTGTGATTGCCacagagctgaaaaacaacagcTACAAATTAGCCCGCTGGACGTGTTGTGCACTGCTGGCTGGATCAGAATATCTTAAACTCGG GTACGTATCCCGTTACCACGTGAAGGACTCTGCCCGGCACGTGATCCTGGGCACGCAGCAGTTCAAGCCAAATGAGTTTGCCAGCCAGATTAACCTGAGCATAGAGAACGCCTGGGGCATCCTGCGATGCGTCATCGACATCTGCATGAAGCTGGATGAGGGGAAGTACCTCATCCTCAAAGACCCCAACAAGCAGGTGATCCGGATCTACAGCTTGCCTGATGGCACCTTCAGCTctgatgaagatgaggaggatgaggaggaagaagaggaagaggaag aggaagagagctga
- the EIF3D gene encoding eukaryotic translation initiation factor 3 subunit D isoform X2, whose product MAKFVTPVIQDNPSGWGPCAVPEQFRDMPYQPFSKGDRLGKVADWTGATYQDKRYTNKYSSQFGGGSQYAYFHEEDETSFQLVDTARTQKTAYQRNRMRFAQRNLRRDKDRRNMLQFSMQTLPKSAKQKERDRLRLQKKFQKQFGVRQKWDQKSQKPRDSSVEVRSDWEVKEEMDFPRLMKMRYLEVSEPQDIECCGALEYYDKAFDRITTRNEKLLRSIKRIFHTVTTTDDPVIRKLAKTQGNVFATDAILATLMSCTRSVYSWDIIVQRVGSKLFFDKRDNSDFDLLTVSETANEPPQEEGNSFNSPRNLAMEATYINHNFSQQCLRMGKEKYKFPNPNPFVEDDMDKNEVASVAYRYRRWKLGDDIDLIVRCEHDGVMTGANGEVSFINIKTLNEWDSRYCNGVDWRQKLDSQRGAVIATELKNNSYKLARWTCCALLAGSEYLKLGYVSRYHVKDSARHVILGTQQFKPNEFASQINLSIENAWGILRCVIDICMKLDEGKYLILKDPNKQVIRIYSLPDGTFSSDEDEEDEEEEEEEEEEES is encoded by the exons ATGGCGAAGTTTGTGACGCCCGTGATCCAGGACAACCCCTCCGGCTGGGGCCCGTGCGCCGTGCCCGAGCAGTTCAGGGACATGCCCTACCAGCCCTTCAGCAAAGGAGACCGCCTGGGAAAG GTGGCCGATTGGACAGGAGCCACGTATCAGGATAAAAGATACACAA aCAAGTACTCATCGCAGTTTGGTGGTGGAAGTCAATATGCGTATTTCCATGAGGAGGATGAGACTAGCTTCCAGCTGGTGGATACAGCACGAACACAGAAAACGGCATACCAGAGGAATCGTATGCGATTTGCACAG AGGAACCTTCGGAGAGACAAGGACCGTCGGAACATGCTGCAGTTCAGCATGCAGACGCTGCCAAAGAGTGCCAAGCAGAAGGAGAG AGATCGTTTGCGCCTacaaaagaaatttcagaaacagtTTGGAGTGAGGCAGAAATGGGACCAAAAATCACAG AAGCCTCGTGACTCCTCTGTTGAAGTTCGCAGTGATTGGGAGGTGAAAGAAGAGATGGATTTCCCTCGGCTGATGAAGATGCGCTACCTAGAGGTGTCGGAGCCACAGGACAT AGAGTGCTGTGGAGCCCTAGAATACTATGACAAAGCCTTTGACCGCATTACAACGAGGAATGAGAAGCTACTGAGGAGCATTAAGCGCATCTTCCATACCGTCACTACTACTGATGATCCAGTTATCCGAAAG CTGGCAAAGACCCAAGGGAATGTATTTGCCACAGATGCCATCCTGGCCACGCTGATGAGCTGCACTCGCTCTGTCTATTCCTGGGACATCATTGTCCAGAGAGTTGGATCCAAGCTTTTCTTTGACAAGAGGGACAACTCCGATTTTG acCTCCTGACAGTGAGTGAAACAGCCAATGAACCACCACAGGAGGAGGGCAACTCCTTTAATTCTCCACGCAACCTTGCCATGGAAGCAACCTACATCAATCATAACTTCTCCCAGCAGTGTCTGAGGATG ggaaaggaaaaatacaagtttCCCAACCCAAATCCCTTTGTGGAGGATGACATGGATAAAAACGAAGTAGCCTCTGTTGCATACAG ATACCGAAGGTGGAAGCTGGGAGATGATATAGATCTCATTGTCCGCTGTGAACATGATGGCGTGATGACAGGAGCAAATGGAGAAGTGTCTTTCATCAACATCAAAACACTGAACGAGTGGGATTCCAGG TATTGCAATGGAGTAGACTGGCGCCAGAAGCTCGACTCTCAGAGAGGAGCTGTGATTGCCacagagctgaaaaacaacagcTACAAATTAGCCCGCTGGACGTGTTGTGCACTGCTGGCTGGATCAGAATATCTTAAACTCGG GTACGTATCCCGTTACCACGTGAAGGACTCTGCCCGGCACGTGATCCTGGGCACGCAGCAGTTCAAGCCAAATGAGTTTGCCAGCCAGATTAACCTGAGCATAGAGAACGCCTGGGGCATCCTGCGATGCGTCATCGACATCTGCATGAAGCTGGATGAGGGGAAGTACCTCATCCTCAAAGACCCCAACAAGCAGGTGATCCGGATCTACAGCTTGCCTGATGGCACCTTCAGCTctgatgaagatgaggaggatgaggaggaagaagaggaagaggaag aggaagagagctga